A region of Candidatus Megaera polyxenophila DNA encodes the following proteins:
- a CDS encoding phytanoyl-CoA dioxygenase, translating to MAKENEKGFTIARNLISTQKANELVLIAKSKISEFAHELNVPMAEYLRCTGRWGTNSSITKALSSKLDYQIQNYIEEYYDIRISQKKSNIICKTADLIDKVPFHQDISYSVNDPYHFSVWLSLNDISDNAGAVQCIEGSHRLPIKPAIDFWYPYFTDKVANQNTDRHYFYCSAGDAFIFDSKLWHGSDENHVGTDRFAYVTRWVIEGKGFPEIPAIKPAPFGMFNCGNLTQEIMKKALSLFDLELAETVTNKGELIAIWLDILAKNPNIWGVDSHAAIRDLKNLYILNNAYELHDAGNISGGVYKDLWFSLLSSLNNKVQLIEAMEYKN from the coding sequence ATGGCTAAAGAAAATGAAAAAGGTTTTACTATTGCTAGAAACTTAATCTCTACCCAAAAAGCAAATGAATTAGTGTTAATAGCAAAAAGCAAAATCTCAGAATTCGCTCATGAATTAAATGTACCTATGGCTGAATATCTCCGCTGTACTGGGAGGTGGGGTACTAACTCATCAATTACTAAAGCCTTATCAAGTAAGCTAGATTATCAAATTCAGAATTATATTGAGGAATATTATGATATAAGAATCTCACAAAAAAAATCGAATATAATTTGTAAAACTGCGGATTTAATAGATAAAGTGCCTTTTCATCAAGATATTTCTTATAGCGTTAATGATCCATATCATTTTTCTGTTTGGTTGTCATTAAATGATATTAGCGATAATGCAGGAGCTGTACAATGTATTGAAGGTAGTCATAGACTTCCTATCAAACCTGCTATAGATTTTTGGTATCCATATTTTACTGATAAAGTAGCTAATCAAAATACTGATAGGCACTACTTTTATTGCTCTGCAGGTGATGCATTTATTTTTGATTCTAAATTATGGCATGGTAGCGATGAAAATCATGTGGGTACAGATAGATTTGCCTATGTTACAAGGTGGGTTATAGAGGGTAAAGGATTTCCTGAGATTCCAGCAATTAAGCCTGCCCCTTTTGGTATGTTTAATTGTGGAAATTTAACTCAGGAAATAATGAAAAAAGCATTATCATTATTTGATTTAGAATTAGCAGAAACAGTTACAAATAAAGGAGAGTTAATAGCTATCTGGCTAGATATTTTAGCAAAAAATCCTAATATTTGGGGTGTTGATAGCCATGCAGCTATCCGTGACTTAAAAAATTTGTATATATTAAATAACGCTTATGAACTACATGATGCAGGTAATATTTCTGGAGGAGTATATAAAGATCTTTGGTTTTCTTTACTTTCTTCGTTGAACAATAAAGTCCAGCTAATAGAAGCTATGGAGTATAAGAATTGA
- a CDS encoding phytanoyl-CoA dioxygenase gives MDKHNNLRKDFMEKGYCILENALTSEELQSLLVQTEHVLTLDDGSDDFLRINDSNHIHKIKYMFDKGDIFLQYLVHNSILKIVSELSDDITQIVPTWEDMLIKIPQNGIPVNVHQDLALQSASHDVFSVGIYLHDSYDNPVYYLPGSHKMGALTKTEIYKVYDKDRDKFVPIRVKAGDIVIHNVKTVHYSEENKCDHPRYTWYLEFRTINQLKNDSPWDNDWIMSRRAIWAYALQKYHKNIDYLLPDIDLLAKYLQNLNLKISHTNEFINYDMQSPYNHFS, from the coding sequence ATGGATAAGCATAACAACTTACGAAAAGACTTTATGGAAAAAGGCTACTGCATTTTAGAGAATGCATTAACTTCAGAAGAACTTCAGTCATTATTAGTTCAAACTGAACATGTTCTGACTTTAGATGATGGTAGTGATGATTTTCTTCGAATTAATGACTCAAACCATATACATAAGATCAAATACATGTTTGATAAGGGGGATATTTTTTTACAATACTTAGTACATAACTCTATATTAAAAATAGTTTCAGAGTTATCAGATGATATTACACAAATTGTACCAACATGGGAAGATATGCTTATTAAGATACCACAAAATGGGATTCCCGTTAATGTCCATCAAGATCTTGCTTTGCAGTCTGCTAGTCACGATGTATTTAGTGTGGGAATATACTTACATGATTCATACGATAATCCAGTGTATTATCTGCCGGGAAGCCACAAAATGGGAGCTTTAACTAAAACAGAAATATATAAAGTTTACGATAAAGATCGAGATAAATTTGTTCCTATTCGTGTTAAAGCAGGAGATATAGTTATCCATAATGTAAAAACCGTTCATTATTCTGAAGAAAATAAATGTGACCATCCAAGATATACGTGGTATCTTGAATTTAGGACAATTAACCAGTTAAAAAATGATAGTCCATGGGATAATGACTGGATTATGTCAAGAAGAGCAATTTGGGCTTACGCTTTACAAAAATATCACAAAAATATTGATTACTTATTACCTGATATAGATTTATTAGCAAAGTATTTGCAAAATCTAAATTTAAAAATCTCACATACAAATGAGTTTATTAATTATGATATGCAAAGCCCATATAATCATTTTTCATAA
- a CDS encoding threonine aldolase, which yields MIDLRSDTVTLPDKSMRKIISSAEVGDDAYGEDKSVNILQDYCKELFQVEDALFVTSGMLSNRLAIMSQVEKGDEVITEYNYHINFFDSAAFASICNVVLNTIQTKNGIITCSDIKQVIDSKPRYYYFSQPKLVSIENTINGWVGKIFPIHEIKKLRLFTKESSMSIHLDGARIFNAHVETNIPLAEYAQQVDTMSICLSKSLGSPYGSVLMGKKEIIDKARRYRVWLGGGVHQVGFNAKAAYYAIKNNIDRIKIDHKNTQVLLDKLKKIEELIINPLSGSTNMIQFDISNLKLSSDEFLEHCKELGLLLFPWLPNIIRAVVHKDISSSDITLTAQIIKKVVEYNGTQKLDC from the coding sequence ATGATTGATTTAAGGAGCGATACTGTAACTTTGCCAGATAAAAGCATGAGAAAAATCATCTCTAGCGCTGAGGTTGGGGATGATGCGTATGGAGAAGATAAGAGTGTAAATATTTTGCAAGATTATTGCAAAGAGCTTTTTCAAGTAGAAGATGCATTGTTTGTAACGAGTGGAATGTTAAGTAATAGACTTGCTATAATGTCTCAAGTTGAGAAAGGGGATGAAGTAATTACAGAATATAATTATCATATAAATTTTTTCGATAGTGCAGCGTTTGCTTCAATCTGTAATGTGGTTTTAAACACCATTCAGACAAAAAATGGTATCATTACTTGTAGTGATATTAAGCAAGTAATAGATTCAAAACCTAGATATTATTATTTTTCACAACCTAAACTAGTGTCTATAGAAAACACTATAAATGGTTGGGTTGGAAAAATATTTCCAATTCATGAGATCAAAAAACTTAGGTTATTTACTAAAGAATCCAGTATGTCTATCCATTTAGATGGTGCAAGAATTTTTAATGCGCATGTTGAAACTAATATACCTCTTGCAGAATATGCGCAGCAGGTCGACACAATGAGTATTTGTTTATCTAAAAGTCTTGGTTCTCCATATGGATCAGTATTAATGGGTAAAAAAGAAATTATAGATAAAGCAAGAAGATATAGAGTGTGGCTTGGTGGAGGTGTTCATCAAGTTGGTTTTAATGCTAAGGCAGCATACTATGCTATAAAAAATAATATTGATAGAATTAAGATAGATCATAAAAATACTCAAGTACTTTTAGACAAACTAAAAAAAATTGAAGAACTTATAATTAATCCATTATCAGGAAGTACAAATATGATTCAATTTGATATATCCAACCTTAAATTAAGTTCTGATGAATTTCTTGAGCACTGCAAGGAGTTAGGATTATTACTTTTTCCTTGGTTACCAAATATAATAAGAGCAGTAGTACATAAGGATATTTCTTCGTCTGATATTACTTTAACTGCGCAAATTATTAAAAAAGTAGTTGAATATAATGGTACCCAAAAACTGGACTGCTAA
- a CDS encoding transposase: MSKKAKQYSATEKTKIVIEAIKAEMTIAQISSKYGVHATQIQAWKKRGIENLVSGFQVKPATKDPDNQDLIKQLYEQIGQLSVERDWLKKKSTLFGLGN; this comes from the coding sequence ATGTCTAAAAAAGCGAAGCAATATAGTGCGACGGAAAAAACAAAAATTGTTATAGAAGCAATAAAAGCTGAAATGACAATAGCACAAATAAGCAGTAAGTACGGGGTTCATGCAACTCAAATACAAGCATGGAAAAAAAGAGGTATAGAAAATTTAGTTAGTGGTTTTCAAGTTAAGCCGGCAACAAAAGATCCAGACAATCAAGATTTGATAAAACAATTATATGAACAAATAGGACAGTTAAGCGTTGAGCGTGACTGGCTGAAAAAAAAATCTACATTGTTTGGACTTGGAAACTAG
- a CDS encoding integrase, translated as MIDNNCRNLSIARQCDLLLINKSTYYYKAKGITTRDLEIMKVIDEIYTEHPYFGARRMSRHLVPFGIVIGRKAVSRYYGIMAIEAIYPKMNLSKRNQAHKVYPYLLKGVEITKTNQVWSTDITYIRMAQGFVYLVAIIDWFSRYILSWKVSISLESDFCIDALEEALEKHGQPEVFNTDQGSQFTSKNFIHELVKREIKISMDGKGRALDNVFIERFWRSLKQEKIYLIILNTVKEVKNAITDYITFYNSKRMHQSLEYLTPEQVYLTKIIG; from the coding sequence ATGATTGATAATAATTGTAGAAATCTAAGCATTGCTAGGCAATGCGATCTACTTTTAATTAATAAATCTACTTATTATTACAAGGCAAAAGGAATAACTACAAGAGACTTAGAAATAATGAAAGTAATTGATGAAATCTACACAGAGCATCCGTATTTCGGGGCCAGAAGAATGTCCAGGCATCTTGTACCGTTTGGAATTGTTATCGGTCGCAAAGCGGTAAGTCGTTATTACGGAATAATGGCAATAGAAGCCATTTATCCTAAAATGAATTTAAGCAAGCGCAACCAAGCTCATAAGGTATATCCTTATCTTTTAAAAGGCGTTGAAATTACTAAGACAAATCAGGTATGGAGCACCGATATAACTTATATTAGAATGGCACAAGGATTTGTATATCTAGTAGCCATTATTGATTGGTTTAGCCGTTATATTCTGAGCTGGAAGGTTTCAATTAGCTTAGAAAGTGATTTTTGCATCGACGCACTAGAAGAAGCCCTAGAAAAGCACGGTCAACCTGAGGTTTTTAATACCGATCAAGGTTCTCAATTTACGTCAAAAAATTTCATCCACGAACTTGTTAAACGTGAAATCAAGATTAGCATGGACGGTAAAGGTAGGGCTTTAGATAATGTATTTATTGAAAGATTTTGGCGTTCATTAAAACAAGAAAAAATATATTTGATAATTTTAAATACTGTCAAGGAGGTAAAAAATGCTATAACAGATTACATAACTTTTTATAATAGTAAAAGGATGCACCAATCCTTGGAATATTTAACTCCAGAACAGGTGTATTTAACAAAAATTATTGGCTAA
- a CDS encoding threonine aldolase, producing MKQKFKIDLFSDTNCSISKGMREYMCNAEVGNEVAGEDPTVNLLLEKICYLTGKEDAVFLPSGSMCNILAFRSWCKRSGDGIIFEKTAHPVLKNKTIFTGIVQAQPILIDGNRGIYIAQQLESELDKFFGYNDSNPCLVSVENPTNYGGGAIWSLDNLHSVCNIAKKYSIPTYMDGARLLVAEVKTGVPIKKYVEPFDALFIDFCKSLGAPMGAVLAGSKEFIKDVWFYKFQFGGYMHKAGILAAACIYGLEHNIQLLHTVLENTRLLSNYLHQLPFIKIELEHVETNIILLTIEHEHLTAADFEKELAKMSVRVYAFDRAKIRIVMHFDIGLTEVEYIKNAFEEIGMKK from the coding sequence ATGAAGCAGAAATTTAAAATAGATTTATTTAGCGATACTAATTGTTCCATTAGTAAGGGAATGCGTGAATATATGTGTAACGCTGAAGTAGGGAATGAAGTTGCAGGAGAAGATCCAACTGTTAACTTATTATTAGAAAAAATTTGTTATCTAACAGGAAAAGAGGATGCAGTATTTTTACCTTCTGGATCAATGTGCAATATTCTTGCATTTCGATCTTGGTGCAAGCGTTCAGGAGATGGTATTATCTTTGAAAAAACAGCGCATCCTGTTTTAAAAAATAAAACAATATTTACAGGCATTGTACAAGCCCAGCCTATACTAATTGATGGAAATAGAGGCATTTATATTGCTCAGCAATTAGAATCTGAACTAGATAAGTTTTTTGGATATAATGACTCTAATCCATGTCTTGTATCTGTAGAAAACCCTACTAATTATGGAGGAGGAGCAATTTGGTCATTAGATAACTTACACTCTGTTTGTAATATAGCAAAAAAATATTCTATCCCTACATATATGGATGGAGCTAGGTTATTAGTTGCTGAGGTCAAAACAGGTGTTCCAATTAAAAAATATGTAGAGCCATTTGATGCACTATTTATCGATTTTTGTAAATCATTAGGTGCTCCAATGGGAGCTGTATTAGCAGGGAGTAAAGAGTTTATTAAAGATGTATGGTTTTATAAGTTTCAGTTTGGTGGGTATATGCATAAAGCAGGAATACTTGCTGCTGCTTGCATTTATGGATTAGAACACAATATACAACTTCTTCATACTGTTTTAGAAAATACGCGTTTGTTAAGTAACTATCTTCATCAATTACCTTTTATTAAGATAGAATTAGAACACGTAGAAACAAATATAATCTTATTGACTATAGAGCATGAACACCTAACTGCTGCTGATTTCGAGAAGGAGTTAGCAAAAATGAGCGTACGCGTATATGCATTTGACAGAGCTAAAATTCGTATTGTAATGCATTTTGATATTGGATTAACTGAAGTTGAATATATAAAAAATGCCTTTGAAGAAATAGGTATGAAAAAATAA
- a CDS encoding ABC transporter ATP-binding protein, translated as MNITNDGLLKFYYKVLFPYRCKILLLFAFPIIWCVAETIAPYLIKVIIDDLSGDKVNTTSFGELLGIPILYYFVLMVTIEIAIRGCNYVWLQFIPELRGEFRNAILTTVLQKPISFYQNHLIGELVTKFKNLSNSFDLILASFLYGIFPVFISSLIILGFLFYIDGLFAIFFLIWFLGMNIVTFYFANKNITLSDKHISHENLLLGHFGDLFRNIISIKTFQGAELDNEITNRLQNSEIQCTKELEWLTFKIDSIRSIISILVFLSMIILLGWGWQVKRITLGDFSFVTAACFYIRRSVWIASVNLLNLFKEIGIAKESFNDLVISDISTIQLNEIAKCKSNNYDISIESIYFGYDQNHTLFNKLTLHIPEEQNVIVTGTSGSGKTTLMQLILNLFPIKEGSILIGNTKIESYLRDNLDSIVYVPQNTELFHRSILDNILYSDPKASRQEVAAAAKLTKVDKFISSLDNGYNTLVGENGVKLSGGQCQRIALARALLRKPAILILDEATSALDNNMERSILENIIHKTEIKTLIMVSHNHTNLNLFDRVLIFENGLIKEDYLVNNLDGKSNYS; from the coding sequence ATGAACATAACAAATGATGGTTTATTAAAATTTTATTATAAGGTTTTATTTCCCTACAGATGTAAAATATTATTGTTGTTTGCCTTCCCTATAATCTGGTGCGTTGCTGAGACGATCGCTCCATATCTAATTAAAGTTATTATAGATGATCTTTCAGGCGATAAAGTTAATACCACCTCATTTGGTGAGTTGCTCGGAATACCAATTTTATACTATTTTGTTCTGATGGTAACTATAGAAATAGCTATTAGGGGATGTAATTATGTTTGGTTACAATTTATCCCAGAGCTAAGAGGCGAGTTTAGGAATGCTATTTTAACTACTGTATTGCAAAAGCCAATTAGCTTTTATCAAAACCATCTAATAGGAGAATTAGTTACAAAATTTAAGAATTTATCGAATAGTTTTGATTTAATTTTAGCAAGTTTTTTGTATGGTATTTTTCCTGTCTTTATTTCTTCACTAATTATCCTAGGCTTTTTATTTTATATTGATGGATTATTTGCCATTTTCTTTTTGATATGGTTTTTAGGTATGAACATTGTCACTTTTTATTTTGCGAATAAAAATATTACTTTGTCAGATAAGCATATCTCTCATGAAAATCTATTATTAGGTCATTTTGGTGACTTATTTAGAAATATTATATCCATTAAAACATTTCAAGGAGCAGAGCTAGATAATGAGATAACCAATAGACTGCAGAATTCAGAAATACAATGTACAAAGGAATTAGAATGGCTGACTTTTAAAATTGATTCTATAAGAAGTATTATTTCTATATTGGTTTTTCTATCTATGATAATTCTTCTTGGCTGGGGGTGGCAAGTTAAGAGAATAACGCTTGGAGATTTCTCATTTGTTACTGCAGCGTGTTTTTATATTAGACGTTCAGTATGGATAGCATCAGTTAATCTTTTAAATTTATTTAAAGAAATCGGGATTGCAAAAGAATCGTTCAATGATCTAGTCATTTCTGATATATCAACTATACAATTAAACGAAATTGCTAAGTGTAAAAGTAATAATTATGATATCAGTATAGAGTCTATATACTTTGGATATGATCAGAATCACACGTTATTTAATAAACTTACATTACACATTCCTGAAGAACAAAATGTTATAGTGACGGGGACATCAGGCTCTGGCAAAACAACTTTAATGCAACTTATATTGAATCTATTTCCTATAAAGGAAGGTAGTATTTTAATTGGTAACACAAAAATTGAAAGCTATTTAAGGGATAATTTGGACAGTATTGTATACGTACCTCAAAATACTGAGCTATTCCATAGAAGCATTCTAGATAACATTCTCTATAGTGATCCCAAAGCATCAAGGCAAGAAGTCGCTGCAGCAGCTAAACTTACAAAAGTCGATAAATTCATCTCAAGTCTTGATAATGGATATAATACATTAGTCGGAGAAAATGGAGTTAAGTTATCTGGTGGTCAATGTCAAAGAATTGCACTTGCTAGAGCTTTGTTAAGAAAACCAGCAATTTTAATTCTTGATGAAGCAACATCAGCTCTTGATAATAATATGGAGAGAAGCATATTAGAAAATATTATTCACAAGACAGAAATCAAAACTCTGATAATGGTATCGCATAATCATACAAATTTAAATTTATTTGATAGAGTTTTGATTTTTGAAAATGGTTTGATTAAAGAGGATTATCTTGTAAATAATTTGGATGGTAAATCAAATTATTCCTAG
- a CDS encoding dehydrogenase, which translates to MLVKVKEIRNICISIFNSIGVDDKLSEFIVDDLIDNDIQGYSSHGVMRAKEYVTHIKQGYILSKSKPTINLISNTISMIDGNKSFGVLVVKKVVKHLLQKLKTNKFGFVTFANSGHIGRLANIAEPIINTGGIIIGFLNFSGSGQNVIPFGGKTPKLCTNPIVMGVPSPEGPILIDFSTSSYSEGKLRDAYYRNQEIPEGVLVDKKGNSITNPKEFYEKYGEVFLTPLGGSELGYKGFGLSLFTEILAGIVSGGGCCSTKLGSMTNSGFFLTFLPEMFNQSSDTFSSEVNNLINYLREPISEMPSNNVSIPGLRKMNNKQTKSIDLPQKILDELMELNNG; encoded by the coding sequence ATGTTGGTAAAAGTGAAAGAAATAAGAAATATTTGTATCAGTATTTTTAATTCAATTGGAGTTGATGACAAGTTATCAGAATTCATTGTAGATGATTTAATAGATAATGATATACAAGGGTACAGCTCTCATGGAGTTATGAGAGCAAAAGAGTATGTAACCCATATTAAACAAGGATATATTCTTTCTAAAAGTAAACCAACAATTAACTTAATTTCAAATACGATTTCAATGATTGATGGTAATAAAAGCTTTGGCGTGTTAGTTGTAAAGAAAGTGGTTAAACATCTTTTACAAAAACTAAAAACAAATAAATTTGGCTTTGTTACTTTTGCAAATAGTGGACATATAGGTCGTTTAGCTAATATAGCTGAACCAATTATAAATACTGGCGGTATAATAATTGGCTTTCTAAATTTTTCTGGTTCCGGACAAAATGTTATACCTTTTGGTGGCAAAACTCCTAAGCTGTGTACCAATCCTATTGTAATGGGAGTCCCGTCCCCAGAAGGTCCAATATTGATAGATTTTTCAACAAGTTCTTATTCTGAAGGTAAATTGAGAGATGCATATTATAGAAATCAAGAAATACCAGAGGGTGTGTTAGTAGATAAAAAGGGTAATTCTATAACGAATCCAAAAGAGTTTTATGAAAAATATGGAGAAGTTTTTTTGACACCTCTTGGAGGAAGTGAGTTAGGGTATAAGGGATTTGGATTATCATTATTTACTGAAATATTAGCAGGAATAGTCTCAGGAGGTGGGTGTTGCTCAACTAAACTTGGAAGTATGACAAATTCTGGATTTTTTCTAACGTTTTTACCGGAAATGTTTAATCAGAGTAGTGATACATTTAGTTCTGAAGTTAATAATTTAATTAATTATTTAAGAGAGCCGATTTCCGAAATGCCGAGCAATAACGTTTCAATTCCCGGTCTGAGAAAAATGAATAATAAACAAACAAAAAGTATTGATTTACCACAGAAAATATTAGATGAGCTCATGGAGCTTAACAATGGTTAA
- a CDS encoding aminoglycoside phosphotransferase: MVKLLGNIIFLICSAPSVCNTHLNIASIFNGNLVPQIQVLHGGLSSPGVYKFRKNDKEYVLRLSHPNRSISERERTVQCYKLASNNGIAPIIKYTNADGVIVSDYINGNYVSKTDLQSKKLLPELAKTIKKLHSIDGFPSSKDIFTIRQSFEKQVLLLNSSLVLKASKYLKLVDRILLKDKVTLVATHNDLKPENIFFNNKFMIIDWEAACLGYSYFDLATILIFYNLSDDEQNEFLEAYYNRKPTIMEKEKINLFKQEVLGYYGMAYLMLSVYKNLPPLSSEEINNLPELHDYLENKFLQNDTLDSYLKAQKLGWILIKKLMKIGVAATSL, from the coding sequence ATGGTTAAGCTCCTGGGTAATATCATTTTTTTAATATGCTCAGCGCCGTCTGTGTGCAATACACATCTTAACATAGCTAGTATTTTTAATGGCAATTTAGTACCTCAGATTCAAGTTTTGCATGGGGGATTGTCATCACCGGGAGTATATAAATTTAGAAAAAATGATAAAGAATATGTTCTTAGATTAAGTCACCCAAATAGATCAATTTCTGAAAGGGAAAGGACAGTGCAATGTTATAAATTAGCTTCTAATAATGGAATCGCTCCTATTATAAAATATACCAATGCAGATGGAGTTATTGTTTCAGATTATATAAATGGTAATTATGTTTCCAAGACAGACTTGCAAAGCAAAAAATTATTGCCAGAACTAGCAAAAACTATTAAAAAATTACATAGTATTGATGGGTTTCCCTCATCTAAAGATATTTTTACTATTCGCCAAAGTTTTGAAAAGCAGGTCCTTCTCTTAAATTCTAGTTTGGTATTAAAAGCTTCAAAATATCTAAAGTTGGTTGATAGAATTCTTTTAAAAGATAAAGTTACACTTGTTGCAACACATAATGATTTAAAACCCGAAAATATTTTTTTTAATAATAAATTTATGATTATAGATTGGGAGGCGGCTTGCCTTGGTTACTCCTATTTTGATTTGGCTACTATCCTTATTTTTTATAACCTGTCTGATGATGAGCAGAATGAATTTTTAGAAGCTTACTATAATAGAAAACCTACTATAATGGAAAAAGAAAAAATAAATCTCTTTAAGCAAGAAGTGTTAGGATATTACGGAATGGCATATTTAATGCTTTCTGTATATAAAAACCTCCCTCCTTTATCATCTGAAGAGATTAATAACCTACCAGAGTTGCATGATTATTTGGAAAATAAATTTCTTCAAAACGACACATTAGACTCTTATCTTAAAGCTCAAAAACTGGGGTGGATCTTGATTAAAAAATTAATGAAAATTGGGGTAGCAGCAACATCTCTGTAA
- a CDS encoding transposase codes for MAKRKRIYVSPEKKKQIIKEILQNGSNIKLLAEKYQVTARTLSKWGSDYYKAEEGKEPKLEQHFVEVQVGSDIKKRYLKKVELLLDNHRCSIEGRLNSEQLIKVLQILEEASC; via the coding sequence ATGGCAAAAAGAAAACGAATATACGTATCACCGGAGAAGAAGAAACAAATAATAAAGGAAATATTACAAAATGGTAGTAATATAAAATTATTGGCGGAAAAATATCAGGTAACGGCAAGGACACTTAGTAAATGGGGAAGCGATTACTACAAAGCAGAAGAAGGAAAGGAACCAAAACTGGAGCAACATTTTGTAGAAGTTCAGGTAGGAAGCGATATAAAAAAGCGCTATCTTAAAAAAGTAGAATTATTATTAGATAATCATAGATGCAGTATAGAGGGGAGATTAAATAGCGAGCAACTGATAAAAGTTCTGCAAATACTGGAGGAAGCTTCATGTTAA
- a CDS encoding isocitrate lyase produces the protein MLNPDSSCRIYLCTGHKDMRKGVHSLSILAQTIISDNFKVGALFIFRVKSADKIKILWWDGQGFCLYYKQLDSGKFTWPKLEEQKTLIITRAQLSMLMEAIDWRNPVRHEGPTYVA, from the coding sequence ATGTTAAATCCGGATAGCAGTTGCCGAATATACCTGTGTACAGGCCACAAGGATATGAGAAAAGGCGTACATAGTTTATCTATACTTGCACAAACAATAATATCTGATAATTTCAAGGTAGGAGCGTTATTTATATTTCGAGTCAAGAGCGCAGATAAAATAAAAATACTATGGTGGGACGGACAGGGATTTTGCTTATATTACAAGCAGCTAGATAGTGGTAAATTCACGTGGCCAAAGTTAGAGGAGCAAAAAACATTGATAATAACAAGAGCACAACTGAGTATGTTAATGGAAGCGATTGATTGGAGGAATCCAGTAAGGCATGAGGGTCCGACATACGTAGCTTAA
- a CDS encoding transposase produces MENKISNLPPEIESLHKLVASLHGKNRDLLEQNNNWSSKYQKLSNQNTELSKKNTELLDRVNKLEEQLKLLKAKRFGKSSEKLEHKIDIVERLLEEEELLLGFQSNSTTFIGDTIGEKSQAKRKKLPDHLPREEVVLMPEPQM; encoded by the coding sequence ATGGAAAACAAGATAAGTAATTTACCGCCCGAAATAGAGTCATTACATAAGCTAGTTGCTAGTTTACACGGCAAGAATCGGGATCTACTTGAGCAAAATAACAATTGGTCTTCTAAATACCAGAAACTATCAAATCAAAATACGGAACTGTCAAAGAAAAATACTGAATTATTGGACCGAGTGAATAAACTGGAGGAACAATTAAAGCTTTTGAAAGCAAAAAGATTCGGTAAATCATCAGAAAAGCTAGAGCATAAAATAGATATAGTAGAAAGATTACTGGAAGAGGAGGAGTTGTTATTAGGATTCCAGTCAAATAGCACCACTTTTATAGGAGATACGATAGGGGAAAAGTCACAAGCAAAAAGGAAGAAGCTACCTGATCATTTACCAAGAGAAGAAGTAGTACTGATGCCTGAGCCCCAAATGTGA
- a CDS encoding transposase, translating to MLEHIPETFKVIRYIRPRCACIKCDNIMQAYAPSKVIDKGNVGAGLLAHIVVNKYCNHLPAYRQSQIYEREGVDLPRSTISGWLGGGAKLLEPLAKKIQEYIFEAGQIHGDDTPVKVLEPGTGQTKTGRIWTYVRDGRPKGDEYPIAACYFYSPDRKEKGRNLI from the coding sequence GTGTTAGAGCATATACCTGAAACATTCAAGGTAATAAGATATATAAGACCAAGATGTGCTTGTATAAAATGTGATAATATTATGCAGGCTTACGCTCCATCAAAAGTAATAGATAAAGGAAATGTAGGTGCTGGATTACTTGCCCATATAGTTGTAAATAAATATTGTAACCACTTGCCTGCGTATCGTCAATCCCAGATATATGAGAGAGAAGGAGTTGATTTACCTAGATCAACAATATCTGGTTGGTTAGGAGGGGGAGCAAAATTACTTGAACCATTAGCAAAAAAGATACAGGAATATATATTTGAAGCCGGTCAAATTCATGGAGATGATACTCCGGTAAAGGTACTGGAACCTGGAACCGGTCAAACCAAAACTGGAAGAATCTGGACATATGTAAGGGATGGTAGACCTAAGGGGGATGAATACCCGATAGCGGCTTGTTATTTTTATAGTCCTGATAGAAAGGAGAAAGGCCGGAATCTCATCTGA